From a single Rutidosis leptorrhynchoides isolate AG116_Rl617_1_P2 chromosome 5, CSIRO_AGI_Rlap_v1, whole genome shotgun sequence genomic region:
- the LOC139846863 gene encoding E3 ubiquitin-protein ligase ORTHRUS 2-like has translation MANDNDLPCDGDGCCMICKINPPEEEKITCKTCVTPWHLDCLSARPQTLADAAQWECPDCTNLVSATAPPSSVASGSEPSAALITAIRAIESDASLSDQEKARRRQQLMSGGTSGDGDKPADEKKETVGGGHDVLKLLSGSFNCSFCMQLPERPVTTPCGHNFCLKCFEKWVGQGKRTCAICRTSIPPKMASNPRINSSLVIAIRMAKMTKSNAGSGPSKAYVSVLNQNKPDKAYTTERAKKTGKANACSGKIFVTVPPDHFGPITAENDPERGMGVLVGETWEDRMECRQWGAHLPHVAGICGQSEYGAQSVALSGGYEDDEDHGEWFLYTGSGGRDLSGNKRTNKTQSFDQKFDKSNEALRVSCKKGYPVRVVRSHKEKRSAYAPEQGVRYDGVYRIEKCWRKPGIQGYKVCRYLFVRCDNDPAPWTSDETGDRPRPLPAINELKEATDVTERKAPPSWDFDEEKSCWLWKIPPPESRRQADTGEVGGGKAPRTVRRKTQMMSVSERLLKEFCCLICKKVMNEPLTTPCAHNFCKSCLQDAFAGQTFIKERNCEGRRTLRAQKNIMKCPTCTNDISEYLQNPQVNRELMSVIESLQRQTKEMEETTASEEEMLNADEKNDDANVKEEDNDEKVEPEVKDASSEADNISDDAKNAVEESGKKDAIAKPSPKANKKKEAGVKDSSSDVADKSDTVTIAKASPKANKKRKAGTTGKAPNKDDEIKDTVDDNKDASVNPDVAECKDLGADKVAKGGKKAAKKQKKNGDGECSSSAGAGARTRSKKA, from the exons ATGGCGAACGATAACGATCTTCCTTGCGACGGAGATGGCTGTTGTATGATCTGCAAAATTAATCCACCTGAAGAAGAAAAGATCACGTGCAAAACATGTGTCACTCCTTGGCATCTCGACTGTTTATCAGCACGTCCCCAAACCCTAGCCGATGCTGCACAATGGGAGTGTCCTGACTGTACTAATCTCGTTTCTGCTACCGCGCCGCCATCATCCGTCGCATCGGGATCTGAACCGTCCGCCGCACTAATTACGGCGATTCGCGCCATTGAATCTGATGCATCGCTTTCCGATCAAGAGAAAGCTAGGCGACGTCAGCAGTTGATGAGCGGTGGAACTTCCGGTGACGGCGATAAACCGGCCGATGAGAAAAAGGAGACCGTTGGTGGCGGTCACGATGTTTTGAAGCTTCTTAGCGGCAGTTTTAATTGCTCGTTTTGCATGCAGTTACCGGAGAGACCAGTAAcg ACACCATGCGGTCACAACTTTTGCTTGAAGTGCTTTGAGAAATGGGTTGGTCAGGGGAAGCGAACATGTGCCATTTGTCGAACTTCAATTCCTCCTAAAATGGCAAGCAATCCCAGAATTAATTCATCACTTGTAATTGCAATTAGGATGGCGAAGATGACAAAATCAAATGCTGGTTCTGGACCATCTAAGGCGTATGTTTCTGTTTTGAACCAAAACAAACCAGACAAAGCGTACACTACTGAGCGTGCAAAGAAGACTGGAAAGGCTAATGCGTGCAGTGGGAAGATATTTGTAACAGTTCCGCCTGATCATTTTGGACCAATTACTGCAGAGAATGATCCCGAGCGAGGAATGGGGGTTTTGGTTGGAGAAACATGGGAGGATCGTATGGAGTGTAGACAGTGGGGTGCGCATTTGCCTCATGTTGCTGGGATTTGTGGACAGTCTGAATATGGGGCCCAGTCTGTTGCATTATCTGGAGgatatgaagatgatgaagatcatGGTGAATGGTTTCTCTACACCGGAAG TGGTGGAAGAGACCTGAGTGGAAATAAAAGGACCAACAAGACACAGTCGTTTGATCAGAAATTTGATAAATCTAACGAAGCTTTACGTGTTAGTTGCAAAAAGGGATACCCAGTACGTGTTGTCAG ATCTCACAAAGAGAAACGTTCAGCATATGCACCTGAACAAGGAGTACGGTATGATGGGGTATACCGGATTGAGAAATGCTGGAGGAAACCAGGAATTCAA GGGTACAAGGTATGTCGGTATCTCTTTGTTCGTTGTGATAATGATCCTGCACCATGGACAAG TGATGAAACTGGTGACCGTCCGAGGCCTTTGCCTGCCATTAATGAGCTAAAAGAAGCAACTGATGTAACAGAGAGGAAGGCTCCCCCCTCTTGGGATTTTGAT GAGGAGAAATCTTGTTGGTTATGGAAAATTCCACCACCTGAAAGTAGAAGACAAGCAGACACTGGAGAAGTTGGGGGTGGTAAAGCTCCAAGGACAGTTCGTCGGAAGACACAAATGATGTCTGTGAGTGAACGGCTTCTGAAAG AGTTTTGTTGTCTTATCTGCAAGAAAGTGATGAACGAACCGCTTACTACTCCTTGTGCGCACAATTTCTGCAAGTCTTGTTTGCAGGATGCTTTTGCTGGTCAAACTTTTATAAAGGAAAGGAACTGTGAAGGTAGGCGTACATTAAGGGCACAAAAGAACATCATGAAATGCCCAACTTGCACTAATGACATTTCTGAATACCTTCAGAATCCACAG GTGAATAGAGAATTGATGAGTGTGATTGAATCACTTCAGAGACAGACTAAAGAAATGGAAGAAACTACTGCTTCTGAAGAAGAAATGTTGAATGCAGATGAAAAAAATGATGATGCGAATGTTAAAGAGGAAGACAATGATGAAAAGGTGGAGCCTGAAGTAAAAGATGCGAGTTCCGAAGCTGATAACATATCTGATGATGCCAAGAACGCTGTTGAGGAAAGTGGTAAAAAAGATGCCATTGCAAAACCTTCACCTAAAGCTAACAAGAAAAAGGAAGCAGGTGTTAAAGATTCAAGTTCTGATGTTGCAGACAAATCTGATACTGTAACTATTGCTAAAGCTTCACCTAAAGCTAACAAAAAACGGAAAGCAGGTACTACTGGTAAAGCTCCTAATAAAGATGATGAGATTAAGGATACTGTTGATGACAATAAGGATGCAAGTGTAAACCCAGATGTGGCTGAATGCAAAGATTTGGGGGCTGATAAGGTGGCTAAGGGAGGTAAGAAGGCTGCAAAGAAGCAGAAGAAAAATGGTGATGGAGAATGCTCTTCATCTGCAGGTGCAGGAGCTAGGACCAGAAGCAAGAAGGCTTAG
- the LOC139848213 gene encoding uncharacterized protein: MAMAMVTLCSPPSAIYHKRTFSYSKFNFSRVSISSFTQIKKHTKLPYEIKCQAAGDDSLLEPAKVYQGVYGPWSVDSADIREVISYRSGLVTAATSFVLASSTAFLPDDFFLTNLLKQHIDILYTVGAGGLGLSLVLIHIYVTEIKRTLQALWALGVIGSIATNICLAQPADESLVQYVVDHPVAVWFVGPLFAALTGLVFKEGLCYGKLEAGILTFIIPSVLLGHLSGLMDDGVKVGLLGVWMALFTIFAARKFTQPIKDDIGDKSVFIFKALPEKEKEALIQKLEQEKFGEL, translated from the exons ATGGCTATGGCTATGGTTACTCTGTGTTCACCTCCTTCTGCTATCTATCATAAACGTACTTTTAGTTACAGCAAATTCAATTTTTCTAGGGTTTCTATTTCATCATTCACACAAATCAAAAAACACACAAAACTTCCCTATGAAATCAAGTGTCAGGCAGCAGGAGACGATAGTTTATTAGAACCAGCTAAGGTTTATCAAGGTGTTTATGGTCCATGGTCCGTCGATTCAGCCGATATCCGTGAG GTAATTTCATACAGATCAGGATTAGTAACAGCTGCAACATCATTTGTTCTTGCTTCATCAACTGCTTTCCTGCCTGATGATTTCTTCTTAACTAATTTATTAAAACAACATATAGATATATTGTATACAGTTGGTGCTGGTGGATTAGGGTTATCATTGGTTTTGATTCATATTTATGTAACTGAGATTAAAAGGACACTTCAAGCACTATGGGCTCTTGGTGTTATTGGATCAATTGCGACCAATATATGTTTAGCTCAACCTGCTGACGAGAGTCTGGTCCAATATGTTGTCGATCATCCGGTTGCTGTTTGGTTCGTTGGGCCATTGTTTGCAGCGTTAACTGGGCTTGTTTTTAAAGAAG GACTTTGTTATGGCAAATTGGAAGCTGGTATTTTGACATTTATCATTCCTTCAGTTCTTCTCGGGCACCTG AGTGGCTTAATGGACGATGGAGTAAAAGTCGGTCTCCTTGGTGTATGGATGGCACTTTTTACGATATTTGCTGCAAGAAAGTTCACTCAGCCTATCAAG GATGATATTGGAGACAAATCTGTGTTTATATTTAAAGCTTTACCTGAAAAAGAAAAGGAAGCTTTGATACAAAAACTTGAGCAAGAAAAGTTTGGAGAATTGTAA